The sequence AATTTGGACCGCTCGACGTGGAAACATGTCAGATGCAGCCACGATTGCGGGCTGGGCGCTGTTTGTGATGGTGGTGACAACTGCAGTGGCGGCGTGGCCTGTTCGTGCCGCAACGCTGGCGGATAGTGCCCTTACCGGTTCGCTCGGAAGTGTCAATAGTGCTCTCCACCCGAACACGAGTGAGACGTGCGGTACCCGGTCGTGCGACGACACGCGAGAGCCCGCGCAGAAGGCTAGCGCGACGATCACCGACGTGGTGCTGTACCGCCAGTGGCTCAGTGGGCAGCTTGGTTCGGCGGATAGCGCTACCGCGAAGAAATACGGGCGCGATCTTTATGAAGCTTCGGCGATGTCGTGGGACGAAGCAATTGACGCGCGCCAGAGTCCCACAGAGCGCGACCGCATCGTTAAGGAGAAGCAGGAGAAGTGGAAGGATATTGCTGCCGAGATTAAGAAAACCGATCCAGACGCATATCAGTATCTGACCGGTAAGCAAGGAAGTGCCCGTATAGGATCGGCGTTCACGTCCATCGTGGCGGCGTTGGTGGCGGCTCCGTTTGACTTGATGGCCTCTATTCTTATCATTATTGCGTTCCTGATTATTCGGCTGGCCGTGGCTTTCTTGCCGGCCATTGCGGTAGTTGGGATTTTGCGGCCGGCTTCTGGGCCTCTTCGGGGGTTGTTCCGCACCGTTGTCGCGGCCATTTTGAACTGCGTCATCTTCGGCGTCGGGGCCAGCGTCTACCTGCTCGCCCTCGAGTTGATCACCAGCACCGCCTCCCTGGCCGGGTGGCAGCAGATCCTGCTGATCTTCCTCACCGGCCTCGTCATGTGGTTACTGCTCCGGCCCTTCCGGCGCCTTACCAGCCTCGCCGGCGGTAATCCCTTCCACGACCTCGTCGGTGGGCTTGGCGCGGTTCGGCGGCGGGCCTTTGGCGACGCTCGGCAGGCCGGCCTCGTCGCGGCCGGTGCGCTCATCGGAAACCGCGCGGCGGAGAACTCCGACGAGCGGCAGAGTGAGGCCCGGCCGGAGACCTGGAGCCGCGACCGGAGCTTCGTCCGCACCGGCGACTCGCCCATCGACTCGGCCACCGACACGGCCGCCGTCGGCGGTTCCCCGGTGGAATCAGCCGCGGCACGGCGGTCCCGTCTGCGCGAGGACTCCCCGGTCACGTCGGGCGCACGCCCCGAAGGCGCCGGCGCGCCGGCGCGCGACGACGAGAACGACTACCCCGGTCTGCGTCCGCCCGCCCGGGTCGCCGCCGGCCGCGGCTACCCTGACCCTGAGCCCGGTTCCCGTCCGGAAGGCTCCCGCCCAGGGGGTTCCCGTCCGGAGAACGGCGGCGGCATCGACTACCGCGACCCGGCCTCCGCCGTCGCCTCCCGCGGCGAGTCGATCCCGGTCCAGTCCGAGGAGCGGTTCGTCATCTACCGCCCCGACAGCGGGTTCCGCACCGTCGATCCCGACATCCGTCCGGAGTCCCGCCGCGTTCCGCGCGAGGACGTGACGGCCGGAAACCGACCCGAATAGCGCGATGAAGGAGCTCGACGATGCCACGGCTACCGGCAGGCGTGTACCTGCGCCGGCCGGGTTACCGGGTGCTGTCGGCCCTGGTCCTGGCCGTGATCGTCGGGGGCATCATCGTCGTCGCCCGGCTGTTCGGCTCGGTCGCCGCCGACCAGCGGAGCCCTCAGCCGAACGATCGGCCGGCCCCGACAGCGGTCCGAACGACACAAGGCGACGACAGCGTCTACTCACCCACGACCCGAGCGCCGGACGGCGCCGAACAGGTGGGTGACGCGTTCGTGCGCGCCTGGCTCCAACCGACCGACGGCCGGTCGCAGAAACAGTGGTTCGCCGGCCTCGAGCGGTACGCCCAGCCCGACCTGGCGAACCAGCTCAAGGACGTCGACCCGACTACGAACCCGGCCACGTCGATCACCGGCGACTCCACGGCCACTCCGCTCAGCGACACGGCCGTCCGCGTCGAGACCCCCACCAACGCCGGTCCGGCCACGACCCTCTGCGTCCTGACCGCCGACGGCTGGCGGGTCGCGACGATCGACCTGGGGGAGTGACGCCCCCATGGCCATCGACGTCCGTCCGGAGACCGCCGCGCCCCCCGAGCAGAACCCGAACCGGCTGAAGAAGCTCGTCATCATCGGCATCTGCGTGATCGCGGCCGGCTCCCTGCTCTGCCTCGGCTTCACCCCGATGGTGTTCAGCGGCATCGTCCAGAGCATGCGCGACTCGGCCGAGAACGCGCAGGAAGGCTGCGGCTCGCTGGGCTTCACCGTCGACGACGACGTCAAGATCGACGGGCTGGCCGCGGATCAGCTGCAGAACGCGGCGACGATCGTCGGCGTCGGTCAGAAGATGCAGGTTCCCCCGCGCGGATGGGTCATCGCGCTGGCCACCGCGCTGCAGGAGAGCCTGCTGCACAACTACACGGTCGCCACCGACCACGACTCGGTCGGCCTCTTCCAGCAGCGTCCGAGCAGTGGGTGGGGCAACGCCCCGGCGACCGCTACCGACACCCGCACCCCCGCCCAGCGCCTGGCCGACCCCAGCTATGCGTCCGCCAAGTTCTACGAGAAGCTCCTCCGGCAGCCTGGCTGGAACCAACGGCGGCTGGCCGAGGTGGCCCAGGCGGTGCAGATCTCCGCGTTCCCCGAGCGCTACGCGCGCTGGGAGTCGTTCGCCACGCTCCTGGTGAACCGGCTGACCAAGGGCGCCGCCAACGGCGTCGTCGCGACCCAGGGCGACCCGATCCGGTGCGCAACACCGGGGCAGATCACCGGGGCGGGCTGGACCGTCCCCGCGCTCGGCCAGGTCGGTAGCGGCTTCCGGCCGCCGGACCGGCCCAGCCACCAGGGCGTGGACATCATCGTCCCGCGTTTCACGGTGATTCACGCGGCCAGCGCCGGGATCGTCATCACCTCGAAGTGCAACGCGTCCACCGGCAACTGCGATGTCGACGGTGGCATCAGCGTCAAGGGCTGCGGCTGGTACGTCGAGATCGCGCACACCAGCGGGCTGACCACCCGCTACTGCCACATGGTCGAGCGGCCTCTCGTGCAGGTCGGTCAGACCGTCGTGGCCGGGCAACCGCTGGGGCGGGTCGGTTCGTCGGGCAACTCCTCCGGGCCGCATCTGCACTTCGAGACCCGCGTCAATGGCGACGCCGTCAACCCGATCCCGTTCATGGCCGCCCGCGGCGCCCCGCTCGGCACCCGGCAATGACCGCTCAGAACCCGGCAAAGACCGCATCACCCATCGGCGTTCCGCCGCATAGCGTAATCAAAAGACCGGACCGGTCAGCTTTTCTCCCGGACCTTGGCCGGGAGGGTCGGGAATGACCGACGATTCGCGGAACGCGCGCTGAAGGCTGGACAGGCCGTCGCGCAGCGGCGCGGCGTGCGCGCCGAGGTACTCCACCGACGAGGTGACGAGGCCCGCCAGGGCCGTGATCAACCGGCGCGCCTCGTCGAGGTCGCGATGCGGAGAGGAGTCCGGATCGTCGGAGGCGAGCCCGAGACGCTCGGCGGCCGCGCTCATCAGCATGACCGCGGCACGGCTGATGACCTCGACGGACGGGATCTCCGCCAGGTCGCGGACGTCGGGCTCGAGGGAATGCACATCGCCGACTGGGTGTTCAACACTCATGCCTGGTACCCTGGCAGAACGACCAGCCATCCGCGCATTGCGGGTGGCAGCCAAGTGGAGCCCCGCTCCCACCCTCGCAGCCTCCGGGCGGCAGGGTCCGGTCTGAGAACGGCTATGCCGTAGACCGGTCGAGTGGGCCTCAGCATGCGCTGAGGCCTTTTCGTCGTGTGGGGCTCCAGCCGGGCAGGTCAGAGACAGTACGTCCGAGGAGGTCCCATCAGCGTAGAGCTGCGTGTGAACGACCAGATCCGCGCCCGAGAGGTGCGTCTCGTCGGTCCTGAAGGAGAGCAGGTCGGCATCGTCCCGGTTGCCGAGGCCCTGCGCCTCGCCCAGGACACCGACCTGGATCTGGTCGAGGTCGCGCCGACCGCGCGGCCGCCCGTCTGCAAGCTCATGGACTACGGAAAGTTCAAGTACGAGAGCGCGCAGAAAGCACGGGAGGCGCGGCGTAACCAGAGCCTCACCGTGATCAAGGAAATGAAGCTTCGGCCGAAGATCGACCCGCACGACTACGAGACCAAGAAGGGTCACGTGGTGCGGTTCCTCAAGGCCGGCGACAAGGTCAAGATCACGATCATGTTCCGCGGTCGCGAGCAGAGCCGTCCGGAGCTGGGTTTTCGGCTCCTGAAGCGGCTCGCCGACGAGGTGACCGAACTCGGCTTCGTCGAGTCGTCGCCGCGCCAGGATGGCCGCAACATGATCATGGTGATGGCCCCACACCGCGCACTGAAGACCGCGGGCCAGCGAGGCTCGGGTGAAGAGTCGGACGCCCCTGCGGACGTCTGACACGTAACGGGTGGCGCGGCTCCCGGAGACGGGCGCCGCGCCCCGGTACGTCATGAGTAGACCAACGAGGAAACTGATGCCGAAGAACAAGACCCACTCGGGCACCGCCAAGCGCGTGAAGATCACCGGCAGCGGCAAGCTCCGTCGCCAGAAGGCGAACCGCCGCCACCTGCTGGAGCACAAGCCCAGCACCCGCACCCGGCGGTTGGACGGCACGACGGACTTCGCGCCCACCGAGACCAAGCGCATCAAGCGTCTTCTCGGAATTTGATTTTCCCTTCCCTTGACCACTGATCGTCGCCACCGAGAAAAGGTCGACGACCGCTAGAAGGAACAGGTGTACCCGTGGCACGCGTGAAGCGGGCGGTCAATGCCCAGAAGAAGCGCCGGACCACCCTTGAGGCCGCGAAGGGTTACCGCGGCCAGCGCTCGCGGCTCTACCGCAAGGCCAAGGAGCAGATCCTCCACTCCGCGACGTACTCGTACCGCGACCGCAAGGCGCGTAAGGGTGACTTCCGCCAGCTCTGGATCACTCGCATCAACGCTGCGGCCCGGGCCAACGGCCTGACCTACAACCGCTTCGTCCAGGGCCTGCGCCTCGCCGAGATCGAGGTCGACCGCAAGGTCCTCGCCGACCTCGCCGTCAACGACGCGGCCGCCTTCGCCGCCCTCGTCGTCGTGGCCAAGGCCGCGCTGCCCGAGGACACGTCGGCGCCGCGCGAGGACGCGGCCTGACCCGATCGTCGCGACCCGAGGATCTGCCGCTCGCGAGCGGCCGGACTCCTCGGGTCGCTGCGTCTCGGCAGCTGACCCGCCGTTCACGGCGCGACGCCTCCCGTCAGTTCCTGGCCGAAGGACCGCAAGCGGTCCGCGAGGCCTTGGCTCTCCCGGCGACTTCCCCCGGTGCTCCCTCCGTCGTTTTTTCTACGCCTGCCGCGCTGGCAAGATACGCGGGATTCCTGTCGGAGTCGCCCGTGCCCGTGATCGCTGTGGATGACGCCGGTATGGCTGGGCTGTCGGAGACGGTCACGCCCCAGGGCCTGGTGGCCGTGTGCTCGTTCCTGGACGTGCCGCTGTCCTCGATCGGGGGCTCGCTGGTGGCTGTGCTGGCCGAGATCCAGGACCCGGGTAACGCCGGAACGGTGCTGCGGACGGCCGACGCCGCCGGCGCGTCGGGCGTGGTCTTCACCGACGGCAGCGTGGACCCGTACAACGGGAAGTGCGTCCGGTCGTCGGCCGGAAGCCTGTTCCACCCGCCGGTGGTGCGGGGGGTTCCGGCGGCCGAGGCGGTGGCGTCTCTGCAGGCCTCCGGGCTGCAGATCCTGGCCGCGGACGGGTACGGCGACTCGGACCTGGACGACCTGGCCGATGCCGGTGAGCTGTCCCGGCCGACCGCGTGGCTGTTCGGCAACGAAGCGCGGGGCCTGCCGAGCGAGCTGGCGGCGCTGGCCGACCGTCGGGTGCGGATCCCCATTCACGGCCGGGCCGAGAGCCTGAATCTCGCCGCGGCCGCTGCCGTGTGCCTTTATGCGTCGGCGCGGGCTCAGCGCCGTCTGTCTTCCGAATGAGCAGCGGTCGCCGAGACTGAACGCGGATCGGGGCAGTATCCACAGGCGCGCGTAGCGCGGCGAAACGCGGTCGGGGCGATCCGCTAGAGTTCCAAGCAATCACGACGGCACGAGGAGGGGTCGAGCGGTGCGTTACCGGCACGAGTTTCGCCGGCCCGCCGGCAGGGCCTGAGCGCTCCTTCGCCCCGGCGGGCTGCGGCTGAGCCGCCCGACTCCCTGTCACACCGTTCGAGGACGGAATCGCTGCCGCATGTCTGGACCCAACGACACCTACGACCCGAAGCAGGTCGCTCTCCTCAGCGCCGAGTCGCTGCACGACATCGCGCTGAACGCCTCGAAGGCGTTCGGCGAGGTCGCTGTTCTGGACGACCTGCGCGCGGCGAAGAGCGCCCACCTCGGCGACCGGGCCCCGGTCTCGCTGGCCCGTCGTGAGCTGGGCGCGCTGCCGCCGCAGGCCCGCGCCGACGCCGGCCGCCGGGTGAACGAGACCCGCCAGGCCGTGCAGGCCGCGTACGACGCCCGCGAGGCCGTGCTGATCGCCGAGCGTGACGAGCGCGTGCTCCGCGAGGAGACCGTCGACGTGACGCTGCCGTTCGACCGGCGTCCGCGCGGGGCCCGGCACCCGATCGCCGCGCTGATGGACCGGGTCAGCGACCTGTTCATCGGCATGGGTTACGAGATCGCCGAGGGCCCCGAGATCGAGGCCGAGTGGCTGAACTTCGACGCGCTGAACATCTCGCCCGACCATCCGGCGCGCACCATGATGGACACGTTCTTCGTCGACCCGCCCGAAGACGGCCTGGTGCTGCGGACGCACACGTCGCCGGTGCAGGCCCGGACGATGCTGACCCGCAAGCCGCCCATCTACATCGTGGCGCCCGGCCGGGTCTTCCGCACCGACGAGCTCGACGCGACCCACACGCCGGTGTTCAGCCAGATCGAGGGCCTGGTCGTCGACGAGGGCATCACGATGGCGCACCTGCGCGGGACGCTCGACCACTTCTCCCGGGCCATGTTCGGGCCCGAGGCGGTGACGCGCTGGCGTCCGTCCTATTTCCCGTTCACCGAGCCGTCGGCGGAGTTCGACGTGTGGTTCCCGCACGCCAAGGGCGGTCCGCGGTGGATCGAGTGGGGCGGCTGCGGCATGGTCAACCCGCGCGTGCTGACCGCGTGCGGCATCGACCCGTCGGTGTACACGGGATTCGCGTTCGGGATGGGGCTGGAGCGGGCGCTCCAGTTCCGGCACGAGGCGACGGACATGCGGGACATGATCGAGGGCGACGTGCGGTTCTCGACGGCTTTCGGGATGGAGATCTGATGCGCGTCGCGGTGTCGTGGCTGGGCGAGTACCTGGATGTCGCGGGGCGCTCGGTTGCCGAGATCGACGCGGCGTTCGTGCGGGCCGGGCTCGAGGTCGAGGCCGTTCACGACCTGGGGGCTTCGGTCTCCGGGCCGTTGGTGATCGGCAAGGTGCTGTCGGCCGAGGAGCTGACCGGGTTCAAGAAGCCGATCTGGTACTGCCGGGTGGACGTCGGTCCGGCTCTGAACGGGCCCGAGGGCAGCCGGGGGATCGTCTGCGGGGCGCCCAACGTGGCTTCGGCGGCCTACGTAGTGGTCTCATTGCCCGGAGCGGTGTTGCCCGGTGGGTTCGAGATCGCGGCCCGGAAGACGTACGGGCACATCTCCGACGGGATGATCTGCTCCGGGCGTGAGCTCGGCATCAGCGACGACCACAGCGGGATCCTGGCGTTCTCGTCGCTCCCGTCCGGGCTGGAGCCGGGCTCGGATGCCCGGTCTCTGCTGGGCCTCGACGACGTGATCTTCGAGCTGGCGATCACCCCCGACCGGGGCTACTGCTTCTCGGTGCGCGGGTTGGCCCGGGAGTTGGCGTCCTCGCTGGGGGTTCCGTTCCGCGACCCGGCGTCGACGTACACGGTGCCGTCTTCGACGGACGAACCGCCGCACCCGGTCGTCGTCGAGGACACCGTCGGCTGTGATCGGTTCTACGCACGGGCCGTCACCGGTCTGAACCCGGCGGCGCCGTCGCCGGAGTGGATGAAGCGGCGGCTGCAGGCCGCCGGGGTGCGGTCGATCTCGCTCGCCGTCGACGTCACGAACTACCTGATGCTCGAACTCGGGCAGCCGATGCACGCGTTCGACCGGGCGGCTTTGACCGGACCGATCGTGGTGCGGCGGGCTCGGGAGGGTGAGCGGGTCACCACGCTGGACGGCTCGGACCGTGCTGTGTCGGTCGAGGACCTGCTGATCACCGACGACACCGGGCCGATCGGGCTGGCCGCGGTGATGGGCGGCGCGACCACGGAGATCTCGTCGGAGACGACCGAGGTGCTGATCGAGGCCGCGCACTGGGACCCGGTGTCGGTGGCCCGCACCGCGCGCCGGCACAAGCTGCCGAGCGAGGCGTCGAAGCGCTTCGAGCGGGGAGTCGACCCGGAGATGACCGCGGTCGCGGCCGAGGCGGCCGTGCGGCTGCTGGTCGAGTACGGCGGTGCGGTCGCGGACCCGCGGGTCCTCGACCTGGACGCCCGGGGCCCGGTTTCGCCGATCAGCCTGCCGGTGTCGTTGCCGTCGCGGGTGGTCGGGGTTCCGTATTCGCGGTCGGTGGTCGAGAAGCGGCTGCGTGACGTGGGCTGCACGGTCACGACCGCGGGCGAGGACGAGCTCTGGGTGCTGCCGGCGTCGTGGCGTCCGGACCTGACCGACCCGGTCGACCTGGTCGAGGAGGTGGCCCGGCTGGAGGGGTACGACAACATCCCGTCGGTGCTGCCGCCGACCCCGTCGTCGTCCGGTTTGACCGACGACCAGCGCCGTCGTCGCACGGTGGCCCGTGCGCTGGCCGAGGCCGGCTACGTCGAGGTGCTGAGCTACCCGTTCGTCGCACCGTCGATTCACGACGCGTTCGGTCTGGACGCGGACGACCCGCGCCGCTCCGCGGTACGGCTGGCGAACCCGCTCTCGGACGCCGAGCCGGAGATGCGGACGAGCCTGCTGCCCGGCCTGGTGAAGGCGATGCT comes from Cryptosporangium phraense and encodes:
- a CDS encoding M23 family metallopeptidase, which codes for MAIDVRPETAAPPEQNPNRLKKLVIIGICVIAAGSLLCLGFTPMVFSGIVQSMRDSAENAQEGCGSLGFTVDDDVKIDGLAADQLQNAATIVGVGQKMQVPPRGWVIALATALQESLLHNYTVATDHDSVGLFQQRPSSGWGNAPATATDTRTPAQRLADPSYASAKFYEKLLRQPGWNQRRLAEVAQAVQISAFPERYARWESFATLLVNRLTKGAANGVVATQGDPIRCATPGQITGAGWTVPALGQVGSGFRPPDRPSHQGVDIIVPRFTVIHAASAGIVITSKCNASTGNCDVDGGISVKGCGWYVEIAHTSGLTTRYCHMVERPLVQVGQTVVAGQPLGRVGSSGNSSGPHLHFETRVNGDAVNPIPFMAARGAPLGTRQ
- a CDS encoding DUF1844 domain-containing protein; translation: MSVEHPVGDVHSLEPDVRDLAEIPSVEVISRAAVMLMSAAAERLGLASDDPDSSPHRDLDEARRLITALAGLVTSSVEYLGAHAAPLRDGLSSLQRAFRESSVIPDPPGQGPGEKLTGPVF
- the infC gene encoding translation initiation factor IF-3, with translation MWGSSRAGQRQYVRGGPISVELRVNDQIRAREVRLVGPEGEQVGIVPVAEALRLAQDTDLDLVEVAPTARPPVCKLMDYGKFKYESAQKAREARRNQSLTVIKEMKLRPKIDPHDYETKKGHVVRFLKAGDKVKITIMFRGREQSRPELGFRLLKRLADEVTELGFVESSPRQDGRNMIMVMAPHRALKTAGQRGSGEESDAPADV
- the rpmI gene encoding 50S ribosomal protein L35, with translation MPKNKTHSGTAKRVKITGSGKLRRQKANRRHLLEHKPSTRTRRLDGTTDFAPTETKRIKRLLGI
- the rplT gene encoding 50S ribosomal protein L20 gives rise to the protein MARVKRAVNAQKKRRTTLEAAKGYRGQRSRLYRKAKEQILHSATYSYRDRKARKGDFRQLWITRINAAARANGLTYNRFVQGLRLAEIEVDRKVLADLAVNDAAAFAALVVVAKAALPEDTSAPREDAA
- a CDS encoding TrmH family RNA methyltransferase — encoded protein: MTRSSRPEDLPLASGRTPRVAASRQLTRRSRRDASRQFLAEGPQAVREALALPATSPGAPSVVFSTPAALARYAGFLSESPVPVIAVDDAGMAGLSETVTPQGLVAVCSFLDVPLSSIGGSLVAVLAEIQDPGNAGTVLRTADAAGASGVVFTDGSVDPYNGKCVRSSAGSLFHPPVVRGVPAAEAVASLQASGLQILAADGYGDSDLDDLADAGELSRPTAWLFGNEARGLPSELAALADRRVRIPIHGRAESLNLAAAAAVCLYASARAQRRLSSE
- the pheS gene encoding phenylalanine--tRNA ligase subunit alpha, translated to MSGPNDTYDPKQVALLSAESLHDIALNASKAFGEVAVLDDLRAAKSAHLGDRAPVSLARRELGALPPQARADAGRRVNETRQAVQAAYDAREAVLIAERDERVLREETVDVTLPFDRRPRGARHPIAALMDRVSDLFIGMGYEIAEGPEIEAEWLNFDALNISPDHPARTMMDTFFVDPPEDGLVLRTHTSPVQARTMLTRKPPIYIVAPGRVFRTDELDATHTPVFSQIEGLVVDEGITMAHLRGTLDHFSRAMFGPEAVTRWRPSYFPFTEPSAEFDVWFPHAKGGPRWIEWGGCGMVNPRVLTACGIDPSVYTGFAFGMGLERALQFRHEATDMRDMIEGDVRFSTAFGMEI
- the pheT gene encoding phenylalanine--tRNA ligase subunit beta yields the protein MRVAVSWLGEYLDVAGRSVAEIDAAFVRAGLEVEAVHDLGASVSGPLVIGKVLSAEELTGFKKPIWYCRVDVGPALNGPEGSRGIVCGAPNVASAAYVVVSLPGAVLPGGFEIAARKTYGHISDGMICSGRELGISDDHSGILAFSSLPSGLEPGSDARSLLGLDDVIFELAITPDRGYCFSVRGLARELASSLGVPFRDPASTYTVPSSTDEPPHPVVVEDTVGCDRFYARAVTGLNPAAPSPEWMKRRLQAAGVRSISLAVDVTNYLMLELGQPMHAFDRAALTGPIVVRRAREGERVTTLDGSDRAVSVEDLLITDDTGPIGLAAVMGGATTEISSETTEVLIEAAHWDPVSVARTARRHKLPSEASKRFERGVDPEMTAVAAEAAVRLLVEYGGAVADPRVLDLDARGPVSPISLPVSLPSRVVGVPYSRSVVEKRLRDVGCTVTTAGEDELWVLPASWRPDLTDPVDLVEEVARLEGYDNIPSVLPPTPSSSGLTDDQRRRRTVARALAEAGYVEVLSYPFVAPSIHDAFGLDADDPRRSAVRLANPLSDAEPEMRTSLLPGLVKAMLRNIGRGQRDVSLFEMGLVFLPGAESGPAPRLGVDRRPTDEELAALYAAVPSQPRHVAVLLTGDRDPAGWWGPGRPASWADAIEAARTVAAGAGVALEVRRGDLAPWHPGRCAELVVDGRVVGHAGELHPRVVAALELPSRTAAMELNLDALPAPEVPTAPVISPFPPALLDVALVVDEQVPAGEVEKALAEGAGDLLESVRLFDVYQGSQIAEGKKSLAFALTLRSPTQTLTAEQSTTTRDAAVTNAATTHGAALR